A region of the Thamnophis elegans isolate rThaEle1 chromosome 1, rThaEle1.pri, whole genome shotgun sequence genome:
GAGGTTATTCTTCTCTTGTTGGCGATATTTTAATTCCTTGGGGATAAAGCCGTATCAGCAGCTTGCCACAGCCGTGGTAATCATTTACTCAATGTTTGCTTAAGAATTTTTACACTTTTAGCACACAGTACATGGTGAGTTTATTCATGTTGGCAATTTTACTTCCCAGGGATGTTTAGATTGGGGTCAGAGAAATGGAAACACTATTTAAAACTAAAGCTTCATTCACACGTCATGCTAAGCTTATATCTTTGGATCAGGGGTTGTTgagtaatttttattttctgtattcaCACAACTCATTCCTTAAACCATGGGTTACAAATTGCAATAAACACATTATGGATTATGGTGATATGTGAACCTATCCATATTGTCCATACTTGATTTATCCTGGATTATTTTATCACCCCTTAATGTGTGTATCCCACATATATGTAAGGCTTGTTCTTAGCTAAGGAGACAAACACTTACAAAATTTGTAAGTGTCCAACTTACCACAGGGTAAATGATACCAGTTATTCATGATAAGATTTATTTCCAGTAGGTGTAATGAGGTAATAATTTGGAACTGTATAACTAGCAGTATAAAACTGAAACAATGACTCTTAAACCAGAATAATAGCAACTATATATAGTTGTTATATACTATGCATATATCTGTATATAAAACTATAAAATAGTTTTATATACAGATATATGCATTAAACGGAAAAAATAATTGTTTGTTGATATGTGTGAAATCAGTAGAGATAGAAATCCCTTCTGCCTGTTGGGAAAAGGAGATTTTCCCAGTTTTTGTCCTACAGACATGTTGGATTATCTCTCTTATTATCCCTTGCCAATATGACCAATCCCCAATGAATTAGATCCTTTCTTATGTGATATAACATGTCTTAACCTTCCTCCCTGTTTCTCTGCGGCTTTTAcacgcttctgatgggccgctcatgcttgtagccgaatgagaagaaaggacactGGACAAATCCTTCTTGTGATGAGCTCTTGGCCCCGAGCAATGCCCGGGAGGCTTTTTTATTAGTCCCAAACAAAGAAAAGGTGTATACAATattacatcaacaggcacatgactaaatagtccaataataataatgcgaGCGTGGCAAAAAGCttcgtctctgggcaaaagaggGGGTGAGTGAAGAGGGGGGCTGCTTCTTCCCTGGGCAGGAGAAGTGAGataaggaatagggaggggggagtggaggaaaGTGAGCAGCTCGCATTCCTGCCTTTGAAATGCTAACTGCTAGATAGATGCTGGTACAGAAAGGCACACTAATTAATAGGAAGACTTACGTATTGctaacaaaaatgtttttgtttgcatccatctctgggcctgtgttttcCAGACAGCCTTAGCCGTCCTATACACAGAAGTGGCAATGGATCTCAACATTtctcctgttgaaagaaatgtccttctgggttcagctccaagtgggaaagaagacactggagacatggaggctgcttggaaagatggtttattgttggacagggccacatggcttgagccctgaacagaaaaggtgatcacgtttCAATgttggaggagaagaagagaaaagggctgaggaggggcttgctaggctttttataccctgtttagtcccacctctctgtttcctgttcctgtgtaagaaatgtattctgattggttgtcagactcccatggtgccatgcagggggctactctctaggctgttttgaatccaggtatggatgagttatCAGCTGCCATTGGAGAGTTGAATAATATccctccactgcagctgcagtggagaagtctttattatgtaaagtgggctagcctagAATTCTCAATGgactattgacaaagtgtggatgggcaggaagctacaggcaactattctgtcttttaaagcatgtttctttcttttcacatccagagaaatattctgccttttcaatatttcctaggatatttcatttttctgggagagggctggatgataacttcctacactcccCTGCAAACTATGCCTCTAGATATTATTTTTAGAACCTAGAATTTTATTCCTgctgagaagtttcctgacactCTCTGGCGATTTATTACTTTAATTTGGATGCATATAACTGGAGAAGGTCCAGAAGCACCATCTGTCCAGAAGAGGTCTTCCCACTTAAGCCAAGTTTCTCCTTTCCCCTGTATATAACAAAGAAAGCTGAATTGCTGGCTTCAATCTTACATGCAATATTTTTATGGCCTTCTGTAACGAAGAGTAAATGTTTCTTATTTGTAGTCATGGTTTTATACATTGTCAACTTTCCATCAATTTTGCACAGAAGCAAACTCTCTGTGTAGAATCAATCCATAGCAGTTGCCTTGTCAAGACAAAGAGCAGCCGTTGAGCTTAAACAACCGGCATTTAACTGtgaaaagcaacaacaacaacaaaatcctgCAGAAATTATACCCTTTCTAATTTAAAACATCTCTGCTGGATAACACGCAGGAAATGACAATTATTTTTCATTCACTTACTGTATTATTTGGCTATATGACTGCTTTGCTAAACTTTCAAAGAGATCTCTTTCATTGTCCCAAATCTTAACAAGGCAAGGCTGTTTTAATGTACAAGAATCTATTGGAGAGGAGAGCTACAGCTGTTAAATGTGCCTATAGTAGGAGATATCCCTTTTGCAGTTTTGAGTGAGGCTCCTGACTATCatttatcaagaaaaaaaacattacacTGGATCTTCTGGTGTTATTTTCTTAAGCAAAGTTCAATATACTTGTTTTGTCCTAGATTATTTTTTGTAGTATAAGTAAACTATTGCAAGAGACAGCAAAGTATTTCTTTTCAGCAATTTCCTATTCTGAAATAGATTTGATTAAAGAAAGATTTATTAGTGTATCTAGGAAAGGGCCTAGAGGGATAAATTAGATTGATGTAAAAATTACAAACCTGGCAATTTTGCTTTCCTTGTTAATGTAATTGAACTTCACAGTGAAAGTTTATAAATCCCGTATGGATGCCAATTCTGCCTATTTCTTTTGTTAGCATAGTGATGGATTTTCTAGTTAACTGGAATCTGATTTGGTTCACTACAAAAATAATGAGCTACATCTTAAAAGGTAACTGTTGGGGGATCTAGTATGCCCAAATGAAGTTTTGTGCAAGTATTTATCCAGTTAACCATATATAATTTTCTCTTCTGCTAATGTTTACCTTGAATGACTCCAGTTGGTGGGATATTCTGACTGTTTTTGAGTTGCTATTAAGGAATAATGTCTGCTTTCCTttagataaatatttgtaaaaaaggTTGCAACTGATTCTGGCAGGGACCAATCCCAAGGAACTGCAATGCTACCTACACTTACTTACAGTTAAGGTCCCATAAACTCAGTAGGACCTATTCTGAGTAACCATGGCAATATTGCAAAAGGCCAGAACAATGGCTACctcacaaatattttaaaaaagcaaatgcaaTCCAAGTATGTTTAATAGGCATCCTCTTTCTTACATATTCCCTTTGTGTGATTTTCTCAATTGTGTATCTTTCAAACATGTTGGGAGTTTAATTCGAGAATTCCTAATTAATATGGCTGTTGGTATCAGGTTCAGAAATTGTGTCCTAGTGAAAAGTATCTGCTTGGTTTCTACTCAGTTTCAGCCATTTTTATAAGCTGAAAATATACTTTACATGGGATAGGAcagcggtgtcaaacttgcgtcatcacagtgtcatcacatgatgtaccgtgggtgtggccagcatgtgacacatccggccaaTGGCCCGCGGATTTGACAGCCCTGAGGTAGGCGAAAAGGATAGTGAAACAAGTCAAATGAAGCATTAGTCCAATGTGTTCACCAGCTTTAAGTAGAGAAACACAAGCTGGTAATTAAGAAAATTGTGAATTTATTTTAGATTAAATGCTCAATGAGCAATAATTATACTTGGTATGAAAAATCAGATATTTCAAGTTCTTGTTTCCTTTTTACACACATCTAATGCAACCAATACATCATAATTGGAAATTAATATGTGATGCTTGAGTTGCAGGTTTCAAAGAAGGCcttcattttgtatttatttttttagaaatatttctgtATGCTATACATCTTATGAAGATCAGTTCCAACTTTTGGGTGTCTCACACCGAGCATTACTTAGTGAACTGTATCTAAATGTTCACCAGCTCAGACATCAAGATTTTGGTGGTTGGATTATGTGCTAGAGATACAAATTCTTGTGAATGCTTTATTCCTTCTGTTGGTTTAAAACAAGctattatgaaaattattattcaaaatgcTTTGGGAATTTATTCAGAAATCTGATAGCCTGCCTATGTGATATTAATAGGCCAGCTTTGCAAACACAAAAGATCTGGCTATACAGTCAGTAATATAAAAGGATGCCGCATTCTTGAACTCTGCAAAGTGTTTTAAATAAGCTATAAGCTCTTCCACATGCGTCAGTTCATCCCACAAATACACTTACTACTTATGCTGACATTCTTGAAAGAGCATCAGGTCAGGATTTCACACACCATCGCTTTGACAAAACTAGGACACAATCCCAGCCAAAGTATCTAGTAAAGATGTATTttcaaattttgagtagtttcttAGGAAGCCTTTCACATCTTTTCATTTCGAAAAGCTAATAATTGTTAAGACACCCTTGAGTTCTGCAGAGTGAACAAACATTATCAGTTGTCAGTCTTGCATAGATGTTCCAATGTGTTTGGGGCAACGGGGGTGGATTTATCGGCAGCTctttaaatgttaaaagataCTGACTTTCGGTTTTTCTGTCTTAAATTCAGAGACTTATATGACGTCTAAACAAATCTCTTTCCCAACTGTTGGCCAATTAAAACTACATTCTGGACATATTGCGTCCGCTGTGACTGGTACAAGAAGTGTCATTATTAGctccatgttgttgtttttaaattaggACTTTGCTGCAGTTCAGgttcagtcagtggtgggtttcaaaattttttagaacctcttatttaggtgtggcctgctttgtgggagtggcttgccagccatgtgaccgagtgggagtggcttggcagtcatgtgactgggtaggcactggcaacttgtaaaatgtggtgaaactcacttaacaacactcttgcttagcaaccaaaatgttggctcagaaactctggcatttgaagcacgcaagtcttaacgctgtcaagttacaagacccttgaacccctaaccctttagaaaaaaaacccaggcgtgttcaaacttgacagctttaagacttgtggacttcaactcccagaattccccctctcatcttgatgatgtgcagacaggcgggggaagggagctggaaccggttctaaatggcactgtagatttgtggaacctcttctatagaagaggttagaactggcaggaacccatccctgggttCAGTTCATAGCTGCCATGCAAATCCTTGGGGAAAAGCAAAGTTGCTTTAAGGAGCTGCAGACAACTCATTAGCTTGTGTCCTTACTTACTGTGAAGTGCCTCTTCGCAATTAAATTTGAACCATTAGCCAAACCTACTGTTCATTATGAATGTGTTCCTAAATCACATTTCTTCGCCTGAACTTGAGGGACACATATCCGTTTTTTCCTAGCAGATAAAATATACTTCATAGTTTTCTGCTGCTGAGATTTCATGGGGCATGaatgatttgtttttaaagacCGTCATATAGTCAGAAGATCAAGGCAAGCTTTTAGAGACACATGAAGAAATTTTATTTAGAAGGACAAAACCTAAAAGCCTGTTGCCGTATAACTGAatgatttccatttttaaaatatgattacCATTGCATCTGACCACACAGTTGGGCATATTCTGAATGACTTTGTTATAATATTTTAGATTTTgctgtattattattttagaaTCTGCTAAAAAGTAGACTTCAAATAAATGTATAGTTGTCAAATGTATAGTTAAtcgttatattattattattagaacaaATGCATATATGCCTTCACCATGTCACCTAACACAATCTTTTCTTTCAAGACTACAATTTATGAAAAATGCTGTAGTTATGAAAAGATCTACTGTATCAATATCTTGTGATCCAGGAGCATAAAATAACAAGAGTTCCCTTGTAACAAGTAACTTATATGCTTTTCAACTAAAGTCAATGGGACCTAAATTTTCCCTTTGGGAGGAGGGAAATATATATCAAACAATCCCTGATTTCAAGTCAATATAACTAATTTAAATGCCCAAAGACAAGTTGGTGTCTTGGTAGCAGAGGTGTAAACAGAAAATGATCATATTGGTAGTTCTCTTGAAAGTTGAGGGGCTGGCCCAATTTTTCAAATTCTATCAATAATTTTTCAAACTCTATAAAAAACAGCAATTGATGACCTGAAAATATCCTGCTGATTTAGTGGATCTAAACTGGTTTCAATCCATTAACAAGGATACTGTTTAATGTGACATATGAATGTTGCTGCTTCAATATCAGTTCAAAAACTGTGGCTTGTTTAAAACTGCATGGAATTAAAGCTTGTGTTTGTCTAccaatttaaagtttatttaggTTGCTACAGTCAAAAGACCTTTTGATATGTACTGTAAAAGTCCATTAAATTTCATCAGCAGTTTGGATAAATTCTTGAAGTCAGACattatgattattaaatgaatcacagggttattaagtgaattgcatggtcattaaatgaacccagAGTATCCAAtggttttgggttttttgctATTTTCTGCAGGAAAATAGCAAAAAACTCACAAATCTTGGTCATATGAACGATGGTTTCCGAATCTCTGCTCTCCTAGGGAATTATTACTCGATGAACGTCAAAATGGGAAGGGGAGGAATTATGCTTCAAGACAAAGATCAAATAAGCCCAAGTTCTCAGAATGTGACAGCTTGTATCATGTAATTTATGCCACCAAAAGTCAGTCGGTCAGTTTGAGTCAGCAAACCACTGGAAAGCATTTTCGTTCACCCGGTGTCATGTGCTTCCATCGGCTGTCCTGTATGGCAAGTATAAAAGGATACCATTGACAAATAGACTTTGTTCCTGTGGCTCAGGAGAGGTGGAGACTGTGGACCACATGCTCCTTAGATGTTCCTTTTATACggagattaggaaaaaaacataTTCTGCCAATAGCTGCTAGGTATCCTGGCCGTTCCACTACTACCTAACTTCAGTGACTGCTATGTAATCCATAACTACAGCACAGGTGGCCAGAttctgcacagcagcactggggattcatcCCAAACATGTGTCTTCTCCACTGTAGTGATGTTATATATCAACGGTGGAAAACCCTTTGCACTGCTTAGTCCGTTCCCTTTTAGCGTTGAACCTACAATGGACCACACAGTTTATGGATTGCACCTGTGGTATAATCAGACCATGTATAATGGATagactggattttattatagattttagttgttatttattatttcatactagaatttttaattttatagatactgagtgtttttatttgttctggtctataGTCTAAAactgtaataaattgaattgaaattgcaTTGCTATCAAAAGGATAACCTAGTTTGTAATTTTATTGATTAGAAATGTAgtatcaaactatttactaatgCTATCAACTAACAGGGTGAACAGTTGCTTTTTCAAATGAAATATCAAATTTCATTGTTGTAGTGTTTCTAAATGGAGGAGGAATTCCCTATTCATATATCCTTAAATACAACATTATTTGTCTTACTAATGAATATAGATACTTGAACTAAGGTATATTCTTGATACCTTTTGTATTTCAGGGTTTTTGGCTGAACACACCTGTCTATTGCAGGAGTACCTAAGCAGACCAAGTTCTCATTGCCCTTGGCAAGAGGTACATTGCACGAAACGTTAAACATCAGTTCATAGGTTTGCAgaagcatttcatttttaattgatttttttccccaaaggtccAACAATTTACCATTTTTATTCTCATTCTTAGCATAGTAACTTCAATACATACATGGAACATTTGGCATCTCATTTTATTCTGGTAACATCCCTTGTCTTACATCCATAGCAATGATCCAGCAATTTAGAAAGTTTCCAGAGGTAGGTGAGTAAATAGAATAAAGCTTATAGCACCAATCTACTCATGGAAATCTTCCTTCTGGTCACTAAGCTCCCCATTTCTCctaattttaaaagcattttattacaaaataaattgaaaagagCATGTTGTAATTCAAAGTGTCAGCCAGAGAATATCAGCTTTATTTCCAAGAATGCttatcttcctcctccctacCACTACTCCATAGGGCATATAGGCAGGCTTTGAAAAGGTGAAAATGATGAATGCCTGGATGCCATATTTCATTTGTAAAATATGACTGtgtaccaaaagaaaaaaaacgcaAGCTGGATTAGTAGAGAGCCTTTTAAATAGGGTGGCTGGGATCAGTCTAATCTGTTGTTTTCTCGTAAGCAAATaaagttattaaatttatatttattaaatgtatgtatTATGGCTGTTCATGACAGGGAAGAGCTGTGGGGGTCTTTTTTTAGTACAGGTATAGTTCTGTCATGCTAGTCATTTTGGGGGAGCCTTCACAAAATGCTTTCCATATTCAACATATGCTTTTGTGTTCCCAAAATTTGGCTACCTCTGATCTTTGTGAATAAGAACATCAGTTAGTTGTTATTTTCACTTCAGTGGTTGTCTTAGTCTAGCATAATCTATCAGAACACGATATTCCCTGTATATCATACAGGGCCTGACAATTGTACACAGGCTTCCATGCAAGTAAATTGAGGTGAACTTGGTGGGGACTTGCAAGAAATAAAGATGAGTAAGAGTGGGTGATGGTtttgctttttggggggggggcggggaataAAGACATGACTAATAGCTCTGAATCAGTTCATGGGCTCATGGGTGCCTTAAAAAATTACATAGGTATCTTTTCCAAAATGTTCAAAGATATGAACAAAAGATAAATGTGATAGACGTATAAATATAGGGCATGTGGAAATAGGATTCATACTGAAATTATTCCCACCTTTCTATCTTTTGCAAACAGTGGTGTGTAACATGGTGAATACCTATTTTGGAAGGAGCAAATTTCAGACTGAAGAGGCTGGTACCCTTCGATAAGTGAACTGCACATCCCAACCGTAACTTGGGAAATACACACATGCCTTCCACTCATCTGATTATGATTGTATTAGCCAGCATAATTAAGCAGGCAAGTAATATGTAAAAGCCGGCTGACAAAGAAAATGATTTAATTGGTGTCCCAGAAGAATTTACTAGACCTCTTCCCTTCAATAtacaactattataaaaaatatatccaCTCTAAGTTTACTATAAAACACAAAGATAGCCCATACagacaaaaatatttgtttaatttgAAACCATACATCAATCTGCACTGTGTGTAATATAGTGCAAGACTGTAAAACAAGGGTGCCTCAAGTCAGGCAACTGTTCTGACCAGttcgtctttttaaaaaatgaaggaaaaaaaaatcaaatctcaAGAATCAGTTCAAACTCTGTTAGGTACACCATTAtgcatctttctcctcctctgaaATGACTAGCCATCTTCTCTAGGCTCTGCTGTTAATGTCACAGAAATAGAAGGTATTTTGTAATTAGATCATAGTCTGGGGAAGTCAAAAATTGCAATGGCTCCTTCTGAATCATAGCGCAACAAATTTCGACTGGAAGCGAATCTACTTCCCAAACCATTCAACATGGTTACTGTTGTTATTATATAATGGGAGAAAGTtagtttgagagagagaaaaaagaaagataattatGGATGCTACCTTAACAGTCtctagttcaaaaaaaaaaataccctcaTATATGAGTAATGGATTACAAGTTCATAACAGCTGTTGATGTTACTTCACATACATAAACCATGAGGCTGCTTCCAAACTAAACTTTTTTAAGATTTCAGAAGCATGAGAGGTTTTAAagactgcatccaattttgtctgttttcttaaaCAGAAACCGTGCTCCAAAAAGCATCATTTGTAGGATGTCATTTGCCTATCATTCAACTCAGACtgaacacccccctccccagtaTTAACAATCTAAGAATTatattttttagaataaaatgTACAATAGCTACTTTAAGTAGCTGGCTGAACAAACACCACACATCACACAAGAAAAAGTCAACTGTCTGAATCAGTGTTTACTTGAGCCAAACCTTGTAAGGGTACACTATACTCAGTCTTATTTTAAAGAAGTTGATTAGATTTTTATACAACATAGCCCCTGTCAATTTAAAACAGACCGACTGAAGAATGGAATGAAGAGTTGGAAATGCAACATTTCAGAACCAGACTGTGTGTGTTTTCAACTTCTTTTCTGAGGAAGACCTCTCAGAATCTGTGTCTTCAAACTCTGCTCTGTGCCTTTTCTGTCGTCCATGGTTTTGTGAGCCATCACTGTCTGCGGGCTGCAATTCAGCAACCTCCTCTTTCATGCTCGTGCTGTGACTGGAAGAGTCTGTTGCGGACAGGCAGCATTCCTTGTGCAATGATGTGCACGTCTGCACAAAGCTGCTGCCTTTATCAACATTTAAGTGTAATTGTCTTCCTTGACCCAGAACCTCCTGCTCTCCAAAATTCTGTCCATTATTAAGGTAAGGAGAACGAGAGTGTATATGGCCATTACTGTAGTTTGTACAGGAATTGTCAGTGTTCCTATCCTCATTGTCATCTGTTTGGTTTCTAGATAAATTTCCAGAGGTGTTACCATTGGCAGGAGTAGAAAATGAATCCTTAGAAACAGCCAGTGAGTTGTGGCTGGATGTTGTTTGACAATTCTGGCTATTTTTCTGTTCCACAAATCCTGAAGGTTGATTGCATGACTCCTCAGTGCAACTCACTTTTTCTTTGCAAATGGCTTTTCCATTGAGCTTTTTAGCTTCAAAAGAATGCTCTATAGAGCCACTACTCCCAGTATCCTGGACTAGGGTTTCCTGGCTTTCCATCTGTCGTTGATTATCACATTCATGTTCTTGACCATTTCTAGAAGTTTCTGCTGGGTTACAATCCTTGAAAACGTCTTTGTTATAGCTTTCAGCAGCAGAAGAATCTTGACTGCTAAGAGCTTTTCTACTAGTTCCTGGTCTTCCTTCACTATCTCCACCTCCACATGAAGATTCACCATCTTTATTAGCCGCATAAGACATGTAGTGAAGCCAACGAAAAGCTTTATAGAGCTTCCTATCAACCGATTCACTCTCAGAGCAAGGAAAAATCTTCTCTTTACGGACCTCTGTGTTTCCAGCACTTCTTTCAGGCGATGAAGCTGGAGAAGCAGAGAGATCATCCACTTTGATTTGGGGATAATCGTAAAGGTCTTCACCTACGTAGGTACTTGTGTTTCCTGCATTTGCATtagtcctttcttccttctgtggCTTTTGTCTTTGTCTACGTCTCTGAGCATTGCGCTGCCTGGTTAAGGCACGTCTCTCATTCAATTCGTCATCATCTTCtgtgctgctgctactactggagCTGCTTGAATCATTCTCTTCAGGACTAGGTGACCTTGGTCTTGGGAAAAGATCAGCATCCAGCTCAGTCTCACAGGTGTTTTCATCAGAATCAGATTCATTGGAAAGGGCTAGGAGACGTTTGTCTTGATATCTCCTAAGTGCAGATAACCGTTGCTGACGAGAAGCTGCAGCTTCTCTAGGAGATGGAGATTCAGTGGATCTCAAAGTTCCCAAGTTATAGGCAGGTTCATCAGATTCTTCTATCATATGAGGTGGGGAGTGACGCAGAGAAGTAGAGGACTCAGATTCACTATAGCCAGAGCGTTCACTTACTCCAGCATGAAGCTGCAGGATAGTACTTTCACTGAGATCACTGTCAGAGTCAGAACTCCACCCCTCAATTTCTCGGCGGACCAAGGAGTCAAAGAAGGCCATCATTCGTGGGTCCTCTTGGACTGACTGATTGGCATAATCATGAGACAGTCCGCTGCCACTGTTCAATACAAGATTAATGTACTCCTCATGTGTATAGAGACAACGTGAATCATCTTCAATTTTACCATCAAGATCTCCCGTACCACCAGGTTGTCGATAAGGGCTCCAAATCTATAAACAAATAGAAAACGTCACTTTATACCCTTACCACACATAATGTCAAGAcattaaaaaaagcaacttttatatttatattataatgattttaGAGAAATGGTATTGATGTGAGCCTTAGAAGAATGCATTAATTCCATTCTATAAGGGCATTCAGATAAAAGATTTCCCCCCACCTGAACTGGAGGATTCACAACTCATAAACGTGCCCTACACTAGAAAAGGAACACCAGACTGCAGTGCTCTATTTTTATGCAATAAGTGTCTActggtgggatggggtgggggaaggaagagTGCAGAAGGGATGGCTAAAAATGCCTAGCTGTGTTCTGTGTAAAAATTTAGGCACAAACCAAGATACTGGTTTCCCAGGAAACTAGCATTACTTGGATGAAGAAATATGCCACTATGCTTCATGAGATTACATATAATACTTCATTTAGCAATTGTAGACATTCCTATACTAcaagatgaaaaatgaaaaaatattattaGTTGAGAAATGTATTGGGCACTTCTTCAGCTTCAAGGAGGACAAAATTTACTATTGTAACTGTGCAACTATTACTTTTATGGctattataaaataaaaccttttttgtATAACTTTAtatcctttctctctttcattttattttgtcacAGTAATCTAATCCTAACTCACAAAACTCTCTTTTAAAATCTTAACTCAGGAACTAGAATTTTGTACAATAAATTTATTACTTAGAATTACTAAATTACATTTGGTGTAGAACTCAGATTTTGAGATTGTTAGTCAGAAATAAAGTCTAACATAGCATCTCTATAATGAATGAAATCTTCAAATTACTTGTACATGCTAGAAGCAGTAAAATTGCTGCAAGTATTTATAGTTAGAACCAATGTGGTACACATTAGATAATCCCCTACTCTAAAGCAGAGATATAGTCTATCTCTATAGTTATCTCCATAGAAACAAAGGTCTATGAATATTTTGATTCTCATTAAAATATACATTAGCAATACTTCAGTCTTTTTCCTTCTATGCAATTGACAAGTTACCATTGGCATCAATATTCAATTCAACACTGCCCTCCTGCTGTCAACCTTTTCCAACTTAAAACAGTTTTTCTTAATAGATTAAATTCCTTAGCAATATTGCTCTGCAAGAAAAGTTCTCTATCATCttctttgctgtttgctgcataCTCCATTTGTTTCAAAGCTCTTCTGAAAATATTGCCTTTCACTGACAACTTTTGTTAGAAAACCCTTCCATCAAGCCAAACCAAATTTATTATTCAAAGTCAAATAGGGCAAGAacttaattttgttttcttttacattAGATTAAAACAAAACTACCTTAATATGCTGTCTAAAATTAAACATAAGCTCTAGATAGATTTGCTTAGGAAGAAATTATTACAATTGTGAAAAGTCCTGATGTAAATTAGATTTAACTATATATCTTTTCTCCCCTTATCCCAGGTCTTTAATTTATTTGCTTTAATATCTTTTTCTGTGATCTGCATAATATTATAATGCTTACTAGAATA
Encoded here:
- the DCAF5 gene encoding DDB1- and CUL4-associated factor 5, coding for MRRRAGLGGNMRSVVGFLSQRGLQGDPLLTQDFQRRRLRGCRNLYKKDLLGHFGCVNAIEFSNNGGQWLVSGGDDRRVLLWHMEQAILSRVKPVQLKGEHHSNIFCLAFNSGNTRIFSGGNDEQVLLHDVQSGETLDVFAHEDAVYGLSVSPVDDNVFASSSDDGRVLIWDIRESSQGEPFCLANYPSAFHSVMFNPVEPRLLATANSKEGVGLWDIRKPQSSLLRYGGNLSLQSAMSVRFNSNGTQLLALRRRLPPVLYDIHSRLPVFQFDNQGYFNSCTMKSCCFAGDRDQYILSGSDDFNLYMWRIPPDPEAGGIGRVVNGAFMVLKGHRSIVNQVRFNPHTYMICSSGVEKIIKIWSPYRQPGGTGDLDGKIEDDSRCLYTHEEYINLVLNSGSGLSHDYANQSVQEDPRMMAFFDSLVRREIEGWSSDSDSDLSESTILQLHAGVSERSGYSESESSTSLRHSPPHMIEESDEPAYNLGTLRSTESPSPREAAASRQQRLSALRRYQDKRLLALSNESDSDENTCETELDADLFPRPRSPSPEENDSSSSSSSSSTEDDDELNERRALTRQRNAQRRRQRQKPQKEERTNANAGNTSTYVGEDLYDYPQIKVDDLSASPASSPERSAGNTEVRKEKIFPCSESESVDRKLYKAFRWLHYMSYAANKDGESSCGGGDSEGRPGTSRKALSSQDSSAAESYNKDVFKDCNPAETSRNGQEHECDNQRQMESQETLVQDTGSSGSIEHSFEAKKLNGKAICKEKVSCTEESCNQPSGFVEQKNSQNCQTTSSHNSLAVSKDSFSTPANGNTSGNLSRNQTDDNEDRNTDNSCTNYSNGHIHSRSPYLNNGQNFGEQEVLGQGRQLHLNVDKGSSFVQTCTSLHKECCLSATDSSSHSTSMKEEVAELQPADSDGSQNHGRQKRHRAEFEDTDSERSSSEKKLKTHTVWF